Proteins encoded in a region of the Aythya fuligula isolate bAytFul2 chromosome 13, bAytFul2.pri, whole genome shotgun sequence genome:
- the YIPF6 gene encoding protein YIPF6 — protein sequence MAAAEGGGAGAAAGPLFAGLADVSISEDIPVEGEISVPVGSHSPDEDYSTLDEPVKDTIMRDLKAVGKKFVHVMYPKKSSALLRDWDLWGPLVLCVSLALMLQGGSADSKEDGGPQFAEVFVIIWFGAVVITLNSKLLGGTISFFQSLCVLGYCVLPLTVAMLVCRLVLLAGSGTVSFIVRLIVVMAMFGWSTLASTAFLADSQPPNRKALVVYPIFLFYFVISWMILTFTPQ from the exons atggcggcggcggagggcggcggggccggggcggccgcggggccgctG TTCGCAGGCCTGGCGGACGTGTCGATATCGGAGGACATCCCGGTGGAAGGGGAGATCTCCGTGCCTGTCGGGTCGCACTCCCCTGACGAAGATTACTCCACGCTGGATGAACCTGTTAAGGATACTATT aTGAGAGACCTAAAGGCTGTTGGGAAGAAATTTGTCCACGTCATGTATCCGAAAAAGAGTAGCGCGCTCCTCAGAGACT GGGATCTTTGGGGCCCTTTGGTGCTTTGTGTGTCACTAGCACT GATGCTGCAGGGTGGATCAGCAGATAGTAAAGAAGACGGAGGGCCACAGTTTGCTGAAGTCTTCGTCATCATCTGGTTTGGTGCAGTTGTCATCACACTAAACTCAAAGCTGCTTGGAGGGACTAT ATCATTTTTTCAGAGCCTGTGTGTCCTGGGTTACTGCGTCCTGCCCCTGACGGTGGCGATGCTGGTGTgcaggctggtgctgctggcaggttCCGGGACCGTCAGCTTCATTGTTCGTCTCATCGTCGTAATGGCCATGTTTGGTTGGTCGACGTTAG CATCTACAGCTTTCCTGGCAGACAGTCAGCCTCCAAACCGCAAAGCTCTGGTTGTGTACCCTATCTTCCTCTTCTACTTCGTTATCAGCTGGATGATTCTCACCTTTACACCTCAGTGA